Proteins from one Malaya genurostris strain Urasoe2022 chromosome 2, Malgen_1.1, whole genome shotgun sequence genomic window:
- the LOC131431664 gene encoding sorbitol dehydrogenase-like — MEKKANIGAVIHGIEDMRMEPVPIPSPRNNEVLLEMDCVGICGSDVHILTHGGFGEYKLRRPMVIGHESSGVVIGVGKGVQRLKVGDRVAVEPAIGCKVCKLCKAGRYNLCPEGIYCATPPTHGTLQNYYTQVEDCCFKLPPNVTMEEGALLEPLAVAVHSCRIAGVMLGSNVLILGAGPIGMVTILVAKAMGAAKICVLDLVQSKLDIAKTIGADVTLQIRKGQGEEDVVQTIHKLLGVAPDISIECTGAEPCVRLGILATEIGGVLTLVGIGPTNMNLPITMALVREVEIRSSFRYANAYPAALAMVANGTIDATKLITHHFDLENSIEAFKTARYGLDGAIKVMIHCQPRNKNNPGKKL, encoded by the exons ATGGAGAAGAAAGCAAATATTGGTGCTGTGATACATGGCATTGAAGACATGCGAATG GAACCAGTTCCGATTCCCTCGCCACGGAATAATGAGGTTTTGTTGGAGATGGATTGTGTTGGGATCTGTGGATCAGATGTCCACATCCTAACGCATGGTGGTTTTGGCGAGTACAAGCTGAGGCGACCGATGGTCATCGGACATGAGTCTTCTGGAGTAGTTATTGGTGTGGGAAAAGGTGTTCAACGGTTGAAGGTGGGTGATCGAGTGGCTGTAGAACCGGCAATCGGGTGTAAGGTGTGTAAACTGTGTAAGGCTGGTCGGTATAATCTCTGTCCCGAAGGAATCTATTGCGCAACTCCACCGACTCATGGCACTCTGCAAAATTACTATACGCAGGTAGAGGATTGTTGTTTTAAGCTCCCACCGAATGTGACCATGGAGGAAGGTGCTCTGTTAGAACCACTAGCAGTAGCAGTTCACAGTTGTCGGATCGCTGGTGTTATGCTGGGATCAAACGTGTTGATTCTTGGTGCCGGACCGATCGGAATGGTTACAATTTTGGTTGCCAAAGCAATGGGTGCCGCCAAGATCTGTGTGCTTGATCTCGTCCAAAGCAAGTTGGATATTGCTAAAACAATCGGAGCTGATGTAACTTTGCAGATTAGGAAAGGTCAGGGGGAAGAAGATGTAGTACAAACTATCCACAAGTTGTTGGGAGTTGCTCCAGATATATCAATCGAGTGCACCGGGGCGGAACCGTGTGTTCGACTTGGTATTCTTGCAACCGAAATTGGTGGAGTGCTCACTCTGGTTGGCATCGGGCCCACAAATATGAACCTACCAATAACAATGGCATTGGTGCGAGAAGTGGAAATACGATCCAGTTTCCGGTATGCCAATGCCTACCCAGCAGCTCTCGCTATGGTGGCCAACGGAACGATCGATGCAACCAAACTGATCACGCATCATTTTGATTTAGAAAATTCAATCGAAGCTTTCAAAACCGCTCGTTACGGATTGGACGGTGCAATCAAGGTTATGATCCACTGTCAACCACGGAACAAGAATAATCCTGGAAAGAAACTGTAG
- the LOC131430894 gene encoding sorbitol dehydrogenase-like, translated as MKDNLTAVLYGIEDLRLEQRPIPTPKDDEVLLEMDSVGICGSDVHYLVNGRIGDFVLRKPMVIGHEASGIVSKVGSKVKNVQVGDRVAIEPGYGCRVCDFCKAGRYNLCEDMIFCATPPFDGNLTRYFTHPADFCYKLPPHVTMEEGALLEPLSVGVHACRRAQVGLGSEVLILGAGPIGLVTLITAKSMGAGKIVITDLQQSRLDVAKELGADATLIIEKGKSEQEIVKQIHTLFGGAPDKTIDCSGAEATSRLSILATRSGGCAVLVGMGPPEVKLPLVNALAREVDIRGVFRYCNDYPAALSLVASGKIDVKRLITHHFNIEETMDAFKTSRHGLEGAIKVMIHVQPKDKNNPK; from the exons ATGAAGGACAATCTAACTGCTGTTTTGTATGGGATCGAAGATCTGCGCTTG GAACAACGCCCCATCCCAACACCGAAAGATGATG AGGTCCTGTTGGAAATGGACAGTGTCGGTATTTGTGGCTCAGATGTGCATTATCTGGTAAACGGTCGAATCGGGGACTTCGTGTTGCGTAAACCGATGGTGATTGGGCATGAAGCATCTGGGATCGTATCGAAAGTAGGTTCCAAGGTCAAAAATGTACAAGTAGGTGATCGAGTAGCCATCGAACCTGGCTACGGTTGTCGTGTGTGCGATTTTTGCAAAGCAGGTCGTTACAATCTGTGTGAGGACATGATTTTCTGTGCGACCCCTCCTTTTGATGGAAATTTGACCAGATATTTCACACATCCCGCCGATTTCTGCTACAAACTGCCACCACATGTAACCATGGAAGAGGGAGCACTACTAGAGCCATTGTCTGTAGGAGTGCACGCCTGTCGAAGGGCGCAGGTTGGGTTGGGTTCGGAGGTGCTGATCCTCGGAGCTGGCCCGATCGGATTGGTAACATTGATTACGGCTAAATCGATGGGAGCCGGAAAGATTGTGATTACTGATTTGCAGCAGAGCCGGCTTGATGTTGCTAAAGAGCTCGGTGCAGATGCAACTCTAATtattgaaaaaggaaaaagtgAACAGGAGATTGTCAAGCAGATTCATACACTGTTCGGAGGAGCTCCAGACAAAACCATTGACTGCAGTGGCGCAGAGGCAACCTCTAGGCTATCAATCTTGGCTACTCGATCTGGGGGATGTGCCGTTTTGGTAGGCATGGGGCCCCCCGAAGTCAAATTACCACTGGTAAACGCCCTAGCACGTGAGGTAGACATTCGTGGCGTGTTTCGTTATTGCAATGA TTATCCAGCTGCCCTAAGCCTGGTAGCCAGTGGCAAGATTGATGTTAAGCGCCTTATTACTCACCATTTCAACATAGAAGAAACTATGGACGCTTTCAAAACATCTCGTCATGGGCTTGAAGGTGCGATTAAAGTTATGATTCATGTTCAACCAAAGGATAAGAACAATCCAAAGTAA